GAGATGATGCGCTGCTGCTTGCGCCGGTCCACGGCGTGCTCCAGTCCCTCCACCGGAAGCCGGCGCCACGATTTCACCTCGACGAATACCAGCTCGTCGCCGCGCCGCGCCACCAGGTCGATCTCGCCGCGCCGGGTGCGCACGTTGCGGTCCAGCACCCGGTAGCCGTGACGGCTCAGGTATACGGCGGCGACGGTCTCGCCTATGGGTCCCAGTTGTGCCGCTCCGGTAGCCAACGTTACGCTGCTCGTCACCTTCATCGACACGGGTTGCGGCGGCGCTTCAGCGGTCACCCGCTCGACGCATGCCATCTATTGCTCGCGCGCCGGCGTGCCGGCCGCAGAACCGGACGCTGCCGCACGCCCTGGGGCGAATCGATACAAAGCGAATCCTCGCTAATAGTATCGTCAACTTCGCGCCGGAGGTTATCCCTTTCCGCCGCCGCGGACGCCACCGGCGGCCGGGCGCGCGCGCCGGTCCGCGCCACACGGCGCTCAGCGCTTGCCGCCGATCAGCTCCTTGACCTTGGCCGCCTTGCCCACCCGGTCGCGCAGATAGTAGAGCTTGGCGCGCCGTACGCGGCCGCGGCGCACCACCTCGATGCGGGCGATCTTGGGGCTGTGCACGGGGAACACTCGTTCCACGCCCACCCCGTAGGAGATCTTGCGCACCATGCAGGTCCTGGTCAGCCCCTTGCCGCGGGTGGCAATGCAGATGCCCTCGTAGGCCTGGATCCGTTCCGTCTTGCCCTCCACGATCCGGTAGTGGACGCGTATGGTGTCGCCAATGGCGAACGGCTGCAGGTCGTCGCGCTTCTGCGTCTGCTCGATCTCGCGAATGAGATTACTCATGTTCTTCCTCCGTGGTTAACAGGTCGGGCCGGCGGCACCTGGTCTTCAGCAGGCGCTGCCGGTGACGCCATTCGTCGATTTGGGCGTGGTTGCCGGACAGCAGCACCTCGGGCACGCGCCGCCCGTCGAACTCTTCCGGCCGCGTGTAGTGCGGATACTCCAGCAGGTTGCCGGCGAAACTCTCGTCACGCAGCGACTCGCGGTTGATCACGCCGTCGACCACCCGCGTCACCGCCTCGATCACGACCATCGCCGCTACCTCGCCGCCGCCGAGCACGTAGTCCCCGATCGACAGCTCATCGTCGACGAACCCGTCGACGATGCGCTGGTCGATGCCCTCGTAGCGGCCCGCGATGAGCAGAATCGACTCGCGCCGGCAGTACTCGTGCACCACCGTCTGAGTGAGCAGGCGCCCGCCCGGCGACAGGTATACGGTCCACTGGCGCGCCGCATCGAGGCTCCTGAGCGCGGCCGCGAGCGGTTCCGGGCGCAGCACCATGCCGGCGCCACCTCCGTACGGGGAATCGTC
The sequence above is drawn from the Spirochaetaceae bacterium genome and encodes:
- the rplS gene encoding 50S ribosomal protein L19 — translated: MSNLIREIEQTQKRDDLQPFAIGDTIRVHYRIVEGKTERIQAYEGICIATRGKGLTRTCMVRKISYGVGVERVFPVHSPKIARIEVVRRGRVRRAKLYYLRDRVGKAAKVKELIGGKR
- the trmD gene encoding tRNA (guanosine(37)-N1)-methyltransferase TrmD, with the protein product MKFTVLTLFPEIFDGFLESTILGRARRSGRVSVELAQLRDFATDRHRTCDDSPYGGGAGMVLRPEPLAAALRSLDAARQWTVYLSPGGRLLTQTVVHEYCRRESILLIAGRYEGIDQRIVDGFVDDELSIGDYVLGGGEVAAMVVIEAVTRVVDGVINRESLRDESFAGNLLEYPHYTRPEEFDGRRVPEVLLSGNHAQIDEWRHRQRLLKTRCRRPDLLTTEEEHE
- a CDS encoding YraN family protein, giving the protein MACVERVTAEAPPQPVSMKVTSSVTLATGAAQLGPIGETVAAVYLSRHGYRVLDRNVRTRRGEIDLVARRGDELVFVEVKSWRRLPVEGLEHAVDRRKQQRIISVARVYAARNAALCRGLRWRFDVILIRDGVVAHHVEGAFEG